One part of the Deltaproteobacteria bacterium genome encodes these proteins:
- a CDS encoding hydrogenase, translating to MDTSDWPARQGHHLLQVGILLFLFALLVGLVIPKFAVPRLGLSVHLLGIMQGTFLAVLGLLWPKLKLTQVMSRVGFWLVVYGFFAAWTANVLAGVWGAGNSMLPLAAGQAQGSALQEGIIAIGLRTAAVSQITALILVLWGLRVSAEEHLDK from the coding sequence ATGGACACTTCAGATTGGCCAGCACGCCAAGGGCACCACCTGCTTCAGGTGGGCATCCTGCTGTTTCTCTTTGCGCTGCTCGTAGGACTTGTTATCCCGAAATTTGCGGTGCCACGCCTTGGTTTATCGGTCCACTTACTTGGGATCATGCAGGGCACCTTTCTCGCCGTCCTCGGGTTGCTCTGGCCGAAGCTCAAGCTCACGCAGGTGATGTCTCGGGTCGGGTTTTGGCTCGTCGTCTATGGGTTCTTTGCCGCGTGGACAGCTAATGTATTGGCAGGAGTCTGGGGGGCAGGAAACTCGATGTTGCCGCTGGCTGCAGGACAAGCGCAGGGGAGCGCGCTGCAGGAGGGGATCATCGCGATAGGCCTGAGGACAGCAGCGGTGTCGCAGATTACGGCATTGATACTGGTTCTCTGGGGGCTTCGAGTTTCTGCCGAGGAACACTTGGACAAATGA
- the der gene encoding ribosome biogenesis GTPase Der, with protein MTQAATESIVLSAPPRRLPVVAIVGRPNVGKSTFFNRLIRQRKAVVDNTPGVTRDRNFAQAIWDDIPFLLVDTGGIDLTETNGLVGHVQEQTRLAIDEADSVIFLFDGREGLNPVDADAVDLLRRSKKPVFFAANKVEGEKQELAVSEFFSLGLDSVFPISASHGRGIGELMEAVIETFPREPEAETEDASLAPLDEAARLQVAAAPLQVAIVGRPNAGKSSLLNRLVGFERSIVDAVPGTTRDAIDSQIEWKGRPIVLVDTAGARRRTRIHERIEHASVMIALRSLERAEIGVLVLDGVEGMADQDSRIAQYAWERGRGLILVINKWDAVPPERKNQGRYLSDLHDFFPVTKPLPVVFISALTGAGINKVLPTLEKAARAHSIQIPTAVLNRHLQEWTRRNPPSSYRGKQPRLFYATQVRTKPLTIAIFTGTPEGLQASYIRYLENQMRDTFDLQGTPIKLSFRARRKERADENKA; from the coding sequence ATGACCCAAGCAGCAACCGAATCAATTGTCCTCTCCGCTCCCCCTCGTCGCCTCCCCGTCGTCGCTATCGTTGGCAGACCGAATGTAGGGAAATCGACCTTCTTCAACCGTTTAATCCGCCAACGGAAGGCCGTGGTCGATAACACGCCAGGAGTCACGCGCGATCGCAACTTTGCCCAAGCAATCTGGGACGATATTCCGTTCCTCTTGGTGGACACAGGCGGGATCGACCTGACGGAAACCAACGGACTCGTCGGTCACGTACAGGAACAAACGCGGCTGGCGATCGACGAAGCCGATAGCGTGATTTTCCTCTTCGATGGACGCGAGGGCCTCAACCCGGTCGATGCCGATGCCGTGGATTTGCTACGCCGTAGCAAGAAGCCGGTATTCTTCGCCGCCAATAAAGTCGAAGGCGAGAAACAAGAACTTGCGGTGTCCGAGTTCTTCTCTTTAGGGCTCGATTCCGTGTTCCCGATCTCGGCGTCGCATGGTCGCGGCATTGGCGAGCTGATGGAGGCCGTCATCGAGACGTTCCCCCGAGAACCGGAAGCCGAGACCGAAGACGCCAGTCTCGCGCCACTGGACGAGGCGGCACGGTTACAAGTCGCCGCAGCACCGTTACAAGTCGCCATTGTCGGGCGCCCCAATGCCGGCAAGTCCTCTCTCCTGAATCGTCTCGTCGGCTTCGAACGTTCTATCGTTGACGCGGTTCCCGGTACGACGCGCGATGCCATCGACAGCCAGATCGAATGGAAAGGCCGGCCGATTGTGCTCGTCGATACCGCCGGCGCACGGCGACGGACGCGCATTCACGAACGCATCGAGCACGCGAGCGTCATGATTGCCCTCAGGTCCTTGGAGCGTGCGGAAATCGGCGTCCTGGTGCTCGACGGCGTCGAAGGGATGGCGGATCAAGACTCGCGCATCGCCCAGTACGCCTGGGAGCGCGGGCGTGGTCTCATCCTCGTCATCAACAAGTGGGACGCCGTCCCCCCTGAGCGCAAGAATCAGGGACGCTATCTCAGCGACCTGCACGATTTCTTCCCGGTCACCAAACCGCTGCCGGTCGTTTTTATCTCCGCGCTGACCGGCGCTGGCATCAACAAAGTGTTGCCGACACTGGAAAAGGCCGCGCGCGCGCACTCCATCCAGATACCGACAGCGGTGTTGAATCGACATTTGCAAGAATGGACGCGGCGCAACCCACCGTCGAGTTATCGCGGGAAGCAGCCACGGTTGTTTTATGCCACACAAGTCCGCACCAAACCGCTGACCATCGCTATTTTCACGGGTACCCCGGAAGGCCTCCAGGCCTCGTACATACGCTATTTAGAGAACCAGATGCGCGACACCTTCGATCTGCAAGGCACCCCAATCAAGCTGAGTTTTCGCGCGCGCAGGAAAGAACGCGCGGATGAGAACAAAGCCTAG
- a CDS encoding TetR/AcrR family transcriptional regulator — protein sequence MPRPTNPTLRNDILVVALRLIEEKGAAAVTLRDVASAVHYSVTAIYRHFANKEDLLLALKLQAGELLAEELQKAGSEGTLLEQLHTMGRAYVRFGLENPAYYRLIFQDTEAGVTPSEEQMQRLRRGWVLMRDTLKAWLEESQLQGVDVDQEAHVLWAMVHGVTSLALAGRFPFTEREKIFAVFDVAAAHWGRGVFSAALNRNS from the coding sequence ATGCCGCGTCCCACCAACCCTACCTTACGCAACGACATTCTGGTCGTGGCTTTGCGTCTGATCGAAGAAAAAGGCGCTGCCGCCGTGACCCTGCGCGATGTAGCGAGCGCGGTGCATTATAGTGTCACGGCGATCTATCGCCACTTCGCGAATAAAGAAGACCTTCTGCTGGCCTTGAAACTGCAAGCCGGAGAACTCCTGGCCGAAGAGTTACAGAAGGCAGGCAGCGAGGGGACGCTATTAGAGCAATTGCACACCATGGGACGGGCGTACGTGCGTTTTGGCCTGGAGAATCCCGCCTATTATCGCTTGATCTTTCAAGACACGGAGGCCGGAGTGACACCTTCCGAGGAGCAAATGCAACGGCTACGGCGCGGCTGGGTGCTCATGCGCGATACCCTCAAAGCTTGGCTAGAGGAGAGCCAGCTCCAGGGGGTCGATGTCGACCAAGAGGCGCATGTCCTGTGGGCGATGGTGCATGGGGTGACGTCGCTGGCCCTGGCCGGTCGGTTTCCTTTTACCGAGCGAGAAAAAATCTTTGCGGTGTTCGATGTCGCCGCCGCTCATTGGGGGCGCGGGGTATTCAGCGCTGCTCTTAATCGCAATTCATAG
- a CDS encoding cupin domain-containing protein translates to MSSQVQSEEMTSRVARFQDLKPIDYASFIKNYKPDGAQGYALIGRAGRTQPAISGEHGFTMAVNKVSPGKGAPLHSHPKPEVFVVLSGQCSFFWGDKGENEATLGLWDTISFPANTKEGFRNVGEEEAVLLVVLTGSEIGEVTFDKASAQ, encoded by the coding sequence ATGAGTTCCCAGGTACAAAGCGAAGAGATGACTTCACGCGTCGCGCGGTTTCAAGATCTCAAACCCATCGATTACGCGAGCTTTATCAAGAACTACAAACCCGACGGCGCCCAAGGGTACGCGTTGATTGGCCGCGCGGGTCGAACGCAGCCTGCCATTAGCGGAGAACACGGCTTCACTATGGCGGTCAATAAAGTCAGCCCCGGCAAAGGTGCCCCGCTCCACAGCCATCCCAAGCCGGAAGTGTTCGTGGTCCTGTCCGGACAATGCTCGTTCTTCTGGGGCGACAAAGGCGAGAACGAGGCCACGCTCGGCCTGTGGGATACCATCTCTTTCCCCGCCAATACCAAAGAGGGGTTCCGCAACGTTGGCGAGGAAGAAGCCGTGCTGTTAGTCGTCCTCACCGGCTCGGAGATTGGGGAAGTCACGTTCGACAAAGCGTCGGCACAGTAA
- a CDS encoding carotenoid oxygenase family protein — protein MSHPFPNDPFLSGNYAPWPMEGEMHDLIVEGEIPRQLNGTLYRNGPNPQFASRGKYHWFDGDGMIHAFTLADGKAHYRNRWVRTQKFQREHEVGASLFGGLADFMHNDPRAEGIFPNAANTNILWHGGKLLALWEAGPPHVLDPHTLETVGPYDFAGKLLGPMTAHPKVDPETGELLFFGYSPFPPYLRYYVASADGHISYSEEIDVPFPTMMHDFMVTRDYVIFLVCPATFRFENFASGNPIRWEPELGTKIGLMPRTGGNAALRWFETDPCYVFHPMNAYEEHGRVIADVCRFPRLPLFDGAESEEWQESGARLTRWTLDLAGGSVKETRLDEYPAEFPRLDERFAGLAYRYGYAGGREPGAGTGGVFNAIVRYDWNTGQRRAHTLGPTGFTSEPVFVPRTSTSPEGEGFLLAVVYRQEEQRSDLLILDAENIEAQPLATVKLPHRVPYGFHGNWGQGIV, from the coding sequence ATGAGCCACCCATTTCCCAATGACCCGTTTCTGTCCGGCAATTATGCTCCATGGCCGATGGAAGGGGAGATGCACGACCTGATTGTAGAAGGGGAGATTCCCCGGCAGCTGAACGGCACTTTGTACCGCAACGGGCCGAATCCGCAGTTTGCCTCGCGTGGGAAATACCACTGGTTCGACGGGGACGGTATGATTCACGCCTTCACTCTCGCCGACGGGAAGGCGCACTATCGCAACCGCTGGGTGCGTACGCAGAAGTTCCAACGAGAGCACGAGGTTGGCGCCTCGCTCTTTGGCGGCTTAGCCGACTTCATGCACAACGATCCGCGCGCTGAGGGCATTTTCCCCAACGCTGCTAACACCAACATTCTCTGGCATGGCGGGAAACTCCTGGCGTTGTGGGAAGCCGGGCCGCCCCATGTCCTCGACCCTCACACCCTGGAAACCGTCGGCCCTTACGACTTCGCGGGGAAACTGTTGGGACCTATGACAGCCCACCCGAAAGTCGATCCCGAGACCGGCGAACTGCTCTTCTTCGGCTACAGCCCGTTTCCTCCTTACTTGCGCTACTACGTGGCCTCGGCGGATGGACACATCTCCTACAGCGAAGAAATCGACGTGCCTTTTCCGACGATGATGCACGACTTCATGGTCACGCGGGATTACGTCATCTTCTTGGTGTGCCCGGCGACGTTCCGGTTCGAGAATTTCGCCTCCGGTAATCCCATTCGTTGGGAGCCTGAGCTGGGAACGAAGATCGGGCTTATGCCGCGCACTGGCGGTAATGCCGCGCTGCGCTGGTTCGAGACCGACCCGTGTTACGTGTTTCACCCGATGAACGCTTATGAAGAGCATGGGCGGGTGATCGCCGATGTGTGTCGGTTCCCGCGTTTGCCCCTCTTCGATGGTGCCGAGTCCGAGGAGTGGCAAGAGTCAGGCGCACGCCTAACGCGCTGGACGCTAGATCTCGCCGGCGGGTCCGTCAAGGAAACCCGGCTCGACGAGTACCCGGCGGAATTTCCCCGGCTCGATGAACGGTTCGCTGGGCTGGCCTACCGCTATGGATATGCTGGCGGGCGCGAACCTGGAGCGGGGACTGGCGGAGTTTTTAACGCGATTGTCCGCTACGACTGGAACACCGGGCAGCGTCGTGCCCACACCCTCGGGCCAACCGGCTTCACTTCCGAGCCTGTGTTCGTGCCACGTACTTCTACATCTCCGGAAGGAGAGGGGTTTCTGCTAGCGGTCGTGTACCGCCAGGAGGAGCAGCGCAGCGATCTCCTCATTCTGGATGCCGAAAACATCGAGGCGCAACCGTTGGCAACGGTCAAATTGCCGCATCGCGTGCCGTATGGGTTTCATGGGAACTGGGGGCAGGGGATTGTGTAG
- a CDS encoding ABC transporter permease, with protein MSTWTLIRRNLGRNRLRTILTTLAIAFSIFLVCAVMTLPSVRNTILERSANGLRLVTHHKYGVSFDGLPLAYVQQIRTLPHVTNVTHLTWFGGIYTEPKDFFPSYAVDTDTIGAVLNDFHFDPALLEEFKKRRDSALVGERTMRKFGWKIGDEVTLRDSPWFNLSLNFKIIGEIPPDSAMAATIFLFPRTYFEEALKPYAAFGATGEITMMMLMVDKPENVPGVITAIDDKFRNAATPTVTETQYSFIATYLSSFDSIIRIVMLVGFLVVAAIVLIAANTAAMSVRERIGEVAVLKTIGFRRRIVFTLLLSEALFIAGLGGALGAGPAYFILNAGKGSWSPFLGPLAMFIMPVSVMIQALFLSVLVGMLAGVLPSRGAARLNVATALRQLA; from the coding sequence ATGAGCACGTGGACTCTCATTCGCCGTAACTTAGGAAGGAACCGTCTGCGGACGATCCTGACCACACTGGCGATCGCGTTTTCCATCTTCCTGGTGTGTGCGGTGATGACGCTGCCGTCGGTCCGCAATACCATCTTAGAGCGCTCGGCCAACGGCTTACGGCTGGTCACACATCATAAGTACGGCGTCTCCTTCGACGGCCTGCCGCTCGCGTATGTCCAGCAGATCCGCACCCTCCCCCATGTGACGAACGTCACCCACCTGACCTGGTTTGGCGGTATTTATACCGAGCCGAAAGATTTTTTCCCCAGCTATGCGGTGGACACCGACACGATCGGAGCGGTGCTGAACGACTTTCACTTCGATCCGGCACTTCTGGAAGAATTCAAGAAGCGCCGTGATAGCGCACTGGTCGGGGAACGCACAATGCGCAAGTTTGGCTGGAAAATTGGGGACGAAGTCACGCTGCGCGACAGCCCGTGGTTTAACCTCAGCCTCAACTTCAAGATCATCGGAGAGATCCCGCCGGACAGTGCCATGGCAGCCACCATCTTCCTGTTTCCGCGAACGTATTTTGAAGAAGCCCTGAAACCGTACGCAGCGTTCGGAGCGACCGGAGAGATCACCATGATGATGCTGATGGTGGATAAGCCGGAAAACGTTCCCGGGGTCATCACCGCCATTGACGACAAATTTCGCAACGCGGCCACGCCAACCGTCACCGAAACCCAGTATTCTTTCATCGCCACGTATCTCAGTTCGTTCGATAGCATCATCCGCATCGTGATGCTGGTGGGATTTCTCGTCGTTGCCGCCATCGTGCTCATCGCCGCCAACACCGCCGCGATGAGTGTGCGCGAGCGGATTGGCGAAGTCGCCGTGCTCAAAACCATCGGCTTTCGGCGACGAATCGTGTTTACCCTGCTGCTGAGTGAAGCACTCTTCATCGCCGGTCTTGGCGGCGCTCTGGGTGCCGGTCCGGCCTATTTTATCCTCAATGCGGGAAAAGGTTCTTGGTCGCCTTTTCTCGGCCCATTGGCCATGTTCATCATGCCGGTGTCGGTGATGATTCAGGCGCTCTTTTTATCCGTCTTGGTGGGCATGCTGGCCGGAGTACTTCCGTCGCGCGGCGCGGCGCGGCTCAATGTCGCCACGGCGCTACGACAATTGGCATGA
- a CDS encoding copper oxidase yields MKKTNDTTPIDRRTFLAGAAALGSSAVLLRSAQAADQVHRHGLERPHEPTTTTLKNAPLLERIDPKPTLPPGEPGKDYTPVITPNSISLPWKIVNGVKVYHLIAQEVEHEFAPGLKASCWGYNGRVHGPTIEAVEGDRVRIYVTNKLPSGTSVHWHGLLLPNGMDGVAGLTQRVIQPGETFRYEFTLRQHGTYMYHSHHDEMTQMALGAIGLFIVHPRRPREERPDRDFAFMLSEWRIDVGTSRPNPNEMTNFNIFTFNAKAFPGTEPMAAQLGDRVRIRIANVAAMSHHPIHLHGYRFRVTETDGGQIPQSAQQMETSVLVAIGQSRTIEFVAEEPGDWAMHCHMTHHVMNQMGDQFPNMIGVQSGDLDARVQSLLPGYMTMGSEGMAEHGLHIESGHTQAPPNSIPMRGGPGPFDYITMGGLLTLLKVREHLAHENLDPGWYRHPKGTVASRASREDLRRDGIHV; encoded by the coding sequence ATGAAAAAAACCAACGACACCACGCCGATCGACCGCCGTACCTTCCTTGCTGGCGCTGCTGCCCTGGGCAGCAGCGCGGTGCTGCTGCGGAGTGCTCAGGCTGCCGATCAGGTGCATAGGCACGGACTGGAACGACCGCATGAGCCTACGACAACCACACTGAAGAATGCGCCGCTCCTCGAGCGAATCGATCCCAAACCGACGCTCCCGCCGGGTGAACCGGGAAAAGACTACACTCCAGTCATCACGCCGAACAGCATCTCGCTCCCGTGGAAGATCGTCAACGGCGTCAAGGTCTATCACCTCATTGCCCAAGAAGTGGAACACGAATTCGCGCCGGGTCTTAAAGCCTCATGTTGGGGCTACAACGGACGTGTCCACGGCCCAACGATCGAAGCGGTCGAAGGCGACCGAGTGCGGATTTATGTGACGAACAAACTACCCAGCGGCACGAGCGTTCACTGGCACGGGCTCTTGCTGCCCAACGGCATGGACGGAGTCGCCGGACTCACCCAGCGTGTCATCCAGCCGGGCGAGACCTTCCGTTACGAGTTTACCCTCCGCCAGCATGGGACGTACATGTATCACTCGCATCACGACGAGATGACGCAGATGGCGCTCGGCGCGATCGGCCTCTTCATCGTTCATCCGCGCAGGCCGAGGGAAGAGCGACCGGACCGAGATTTCGCCTTCATGCTGAGCGAATGGCGGATCGACGTCGGCACCTCGCGGCCGAACCCCAACGAAATGACCAATTTCAACATCTTCACTTTCAACGCCAAAGCCTTTCCCGGCACCGAGCCGATGGCAGCACAGCTCGGCGACCGGGTGCGTATTCGCATCGCCAACGTCGCCGCCATGAGCCACCACCCAATTCACCTGCACGGCTATCGATTTCGCGTGACGGAGACCGACGGCGGACAAATCCCGCAGTCGGCGCAGCAGATGGAGACGTCCGTCCTGGTCGCCATCGGTCAATCGCGGACCATCGAGTTCGTTGCCGAGGAACCCGGCGATTGGGCCATGCATTGCCACATGACCCATCACGTCATGAACCAGATGGGCGACCAGTTCCCCAACATGATCGGCGTGCAGTCAGGCGACCTGGATGCACGGGTGCAGAGTCTGCTGCCCGGGTACATGACCATGGGCAGCGAGGGCATGGCCGAACATGGCCTCCATATCGAGAGCGGCCATACCCAGGCGCCGCCGAACAGTATTCCGATGCGCGGCGGGCCAGGGCCGTTCGACTACATCACCATGGGCGGACTGCTCACGCTCCTCAAAGTGCGCGAACACCTTGCGCATGAAAATCTGGACCCAGGCTGGTACCGACACCCCAAGGGCACGGTAGCGAGCCGCGCGAGCCGCGAAGACCTCCGGCGCGACGGCATTCACGTGTAA
- a CDS encoding ABC transporter permease — translation MALPLKYNLRSLFLRKMTTLATAGGIALVVLVTLLLLSLVTGLRQMLISTGRADKLVVLRKGASSDAMSFITREAYQAIRYLPGIAQTPEGEPLVSPESISQPLLPTKAGGQEIVLLRGVTPLGFQVHNDVRLVAGRMPNPSVNEAIVGLAAAQRYQGLEVGDAILFGNYKWMIVGTFSTDGTAYESEVWLDIGSLFNNDAKRGCSGIRLVVAPGTDQEALIRRIADDPRISLLAQSEAAYYEEQAVGARMLYLLTLVLALIMGIGAVFGAMNTMFAAVTHRTAEIGALRAIGFSRRSILVSFITESVCLSLLGYIGGVALGIGTVFAINRLMQGLAFQLPSFSTVVVSLRVSPTSLLIAFGLAVLMGLVGGFFPARRAAKLQVTEALRKG, via the coding sequence ATGGCACTTCCACTCAAATATAATCTCCGCAGCTTATTCCTCCGCAAGATGACGACGCTGGCCACGGCCGGCGGCATCGCGCTGGTGGTGCTCGTCACCCTCCTTCTGCTGTCTCTCGTCACCGGATTACGCCAGATGTTGATCAGTACCGGACGGGCGGACAAGCTGGTGGTCCTGCGCAAAGGCGCGAGCAGCGATGCCATGAGTTTCATCACCCGCGAGGCCTACCAAGCGATTCGCTATCTCCCCGGTATCGCGCAAACCCCAGAGGGAGAACCGTTGGTGTCGCCAGAGTCCATCTCCCAACCGTTGTTGCCTACCAAGGCTGGAGGACAGGAAATCGTCCTTCTACGCGGGGTCACGCCACTGGGGTTTCAGGTCCATAACGACGTCCGCCTCGTCGCCGGCCGGATGCCAAACCCATCGGTCAACGAAGCCATCGTCGGCCTGGCCGCCGCGCAACGGTATCAGGGTCTAGAGGTCGGCGACGCCATTCTCTTCGGCAACTACAAATGGATGATCGTAGGAACCTTTTCGACCGATGGAACGGCCTACGAATCCGAAGTGTGGTTAGACATCGGCTCCCTCTTTAACAATGACGCGAAACGAGGATGCTCGGGGATTCGTCTCGTGGTCGCACCGGGAACGGATCAAGAAGCGCTCATCCGTCGAATCGCCGACGACCCGCGTATTTCTTTGCTAGCGCAATCCGAGGCCGCCTATTATGAAGAACAAGCCGTCGGTGCCCGCATGCTCTACCTGCTGACGCTGGTGCTGGCGCTCATCATGGGCATTGGCGCGGTGTTTGGAGCGATGAACACCATGTTCGCGGCGGTGACGCACCGAACCGCCGAAATCGGCGCGCTGCGCGCCATCGGGTTTAGCCGCAGGTCCATTCTTGTGTCCTTCATCACCGAGTCCGTCTGCCTCTCGTTACTTGGCTATATCGGCGGCGTCGCGCTGGGAATAGGAACGGTCTTCGCCATCAACCGCCTGATGCAAGGGCTGGCGTTTCAATTGCCCTCGTTCTCGACTGTGGTGGTCAGCTTGCGCGTGTCGCCGACCAGCTTGCTCATCGCATTTGGGCTTGCCGTCCTCATGGGCTTAGTGGGAGGATTCTTCCCTGCGCGTCGCGCGGCGAAGTTGCAAGTCACCGAGGCGTTGCGGAAAGGGTAA
- a CDS encoding TolC family protein: protein MLLSLFPFLFFIVLAAAGLNGCTAIAVDPHAGFPQVSQLVNERVGQEIAWVPGPEEAAPVPTTISARLKKGLNETDSVQIALLQNRNLQALYTRLSIAQADLVQASLLHNPVVDLSSGFPVAGGVVDLGFGMAMDFIDLLYTPLRKRVATAQFEETKLRIAAEVLEVVWQTQTAFYRHQANEQMLELRHQVAATTAASSELVRVMREAGNVRELDLASELALAGEAKLDVRLAEIAVRESRERLNILMGLWGEDAQRWTVASVHLPEPREPLDAERFESRAIERSLDLAAAEQLIVAAAENVGLDRISGLFPEVIVGGKGERDGSEWEPGPTFTLPIPLFDHGQARVARAQAELRQARELRSALVVHIHAVARSTRDRLSGHRDRAFHYRDTLLPVRERILHETQLQYNAMQVGPLELLRAKEQQIEAGVRYIEALQDYWFAHADLALLLAGHLPPTEPTPTGPALEQAPRFPFPTLR, encoded by the coding sequence ATGCTCCTAAGCCTCTTTCCTTTTCTTTTCTTTATCGTCCTCGCGGCGGCGGGACTCAACGGTTGCACGGCAATCGCCGTGGACCCACACGCCGGCTTTCCCCAGGTTTCGCAACTTGTCAACGAGCGAGTCGGCCAGGAGATTGCCTGGGTCCCCGGCCCGGAGGAGGCCGCGCCCGTACCGACAACGATAAGCGCGCGGTTAAAAAAAGGCTTGAACGAAACCGACTCCGTCCAGATCGCTCTGTTGCAGAACCGCAACCTGCAGGCGCTCTACACACGGCTCAGCATTGCCCAAGCAGACCTCGTTCAAGCGAGCTTGCTCCACAACCCAGTGGTTGACCTTAGCTCCGGGTTTCCGGTCGCTGGTGGAGTAGTCGATCTCGGCTTCGGCATGGCTATGGACTTTATCGATCTTCTCTATACACCGCTGCGGAAGCGCGTGGCGACGGCACAGTTCGAGGAGACTAAGCTCCGCATCGCAGCAGAAGTGCTTGAAGTGGTCTGGCAAACACAGACGGCCTTCTATCGGCACCAAGCCAATGAACAGATGCTGGAGTTGCGCCATCAGGTGGCGGCGACGACCGCCGCTTCGTCCGAACTCGTGCGCGTTATGCGTGAGGCCGGTAACGTCAGGGAACTCGATCTGGCTTCCGAGCTTGCCCTCGCCGGGGAGGCGAAACTCGACGTTCGTCTTGCCGAAATCGCCGTACGCGAAAGCCGCGAGCGCTTGAATATCCTCATGGGCTTATGGGGAGAGGATGCTCAACGCTGGACGGTCGCGTCCGTGCATCTGCCCGAGCCGCGCGAGCCGTTGGACGCAGAGCGCTTTGAATCCCGGGCCATCGAGCGCAGCCTCGATCTCGCGGCGGCGGAGCAACTCATTGTGGCGGCGGCGGAGAACGTAGGGCTCGACCGAATCAGCGGACTCTTTCCAGAAGTGATTGTCGGCGGCAAGGGCGAACGCGACGGTTCAGAATGGGAGCCCGGCCCGACGTTCACCCTCCCCATCCCTCTGTTCGATCACGGTCAGGCACGAGTCGCACGCGCGCAAGCCGAACTCCGACAAGCCCGCGAGTTGCGTAGCGCCCTCGTCGTACACATCCACGCGGTGGCGCGAAGCACGCGAGATCGGCTCTCCGGTCATCGCGACCGTGCATTCCACTATCGCGACACCTTGCTGCCGGTGCGAGAGCGCATCCTGCACGAGACGCAACTTCAATACAACGCCATGCAAGTCGGCCCGTTGGAGCTGTTGCGGGCGAAAGAACAACAGATCGAAGCCGGCGTTCGCTACATTGAGGCGTTGCAAGACTACTGGTTCGCACATGCCGACCTCGCACTCCTCCTCGCTGGACATTTGCCGCCGACCGAGCCCACCCCAACCGGGCCGGCTCTCGAACAAGCACCGCGCTTCCCGTTCCCAACTCTTCGGTAA
- a CDS encoding ABC transporter ATP-binding protein produces MIEIHQVSRLYRRGVDEVHALEDVSLQISDGTFVALMGPSGSGKSTLLNLIAGLDQPTSGVVKVGTQSLGGLSEDRLAAWRAAHVGFVFQFYNLIPVLSAIENVEVPLLLTRLAKADRRKHAELALSIVGLTDRKNHLPNQLSGGEQQRVAIARAIVVDPELIVADEPTGDLDAKNADDILSLLRQLKNEFHKTIVMVTHDPRAVPYVDKTFHLEKGVLVDGTAAVEKHP; encoded by the coding sequence ATGATCGAAATTCATCAAGTCTCGCGGTTGTACCGTCGCGGGGTCGATGAAGTTCATGCCTTGGAGGACGTGAGTCTCCAGATTTCCGATGGCACGTTCGTCGCCCTCATGGGGCCGTCGGGCTCGGGGAAATCCACTCTGCTGAATCTTATTGCCGGGTTGGATCAGCCCACCTCAGGCGTCGTGAAAGTCGGCACTCAGAGTCTCGGCGGGCTCAGCGAGGACCGATTGGCGGCATGGCGCGCAGCACACGTCGGCTTCGTCTTTCAGTTTTACAATCTCATCCCCGTGCTGAGCGCGATCGAGAATGTCGAAGTGCCGCTGCTCCTCACTCGCCTCGCCAAAGCCGACCGCCGCAAACATGCGGAACTGGCGCTGAGTATTGTCGGGCTGACGGACCGCAAAAATCATTTGCCCAATCAATTGTCGGGCGGCGAGCAGCAACGTGTCGCCATTGCCCGCGCCATCGTCGTTGACCCAGAACTGATCGTTGCCGACGAGCCAACCGGCGATCTCGACGCCAAAAACGCCGACGATATCTTGTCTCTCCTGCGTCAGCTCAAGAACGAATTTCACAAGACCATCGTCATGGTGACCCACGACCCCCGCGCTGTCCCTTACGTGGACAAAACTTTCCACCTCGAAAAAGGGGTGTTGGTGGACGGCACGGCGGCAGTGGAAAAACATCCGTAG